gatggGGACAAACCTTCTTCTCATCTCCAGCCTAAATGTACTCACAGACAGTAtatcccatttgttcttgtgccaacatggTCCTTTAGGAGCAatagctctcctccctccctgatgTTTACCCCCCTGATGTATTTACAAAGAGCGACCAGACCCCTGCTCATTCTGCACTTTTCCAGGCTAAACAAGCTGAACTGTTTTGGTTTCCAGTTGAAATAGCGCTCCATTGTCTCAATAGGATGAGCATCGTTCCTAAGATTGTTGGGTCTGGGTTGTAATTTGTTTCATATGTACACTGCATTTTATCGAGCCacatcttggaccagatcctcagatgatggAAGCAGGTGCCATCCATTAACTTTAAGGGAGATATGGCAATTTACAGTGGTGTGATAATACACCTGATTAGGGGGCTGATTGTTGGAGGGGAGGAGCACTCTAATCCTGACATTGCCTTGTCCTTCCCTTCACAGGCAGCACATGGTGTATTGAGAAGGACAATGTCCAATCGAACCACCATGACCGAGTTctttctcctgggattctctgatgttcgggagctccagattttgcactttgtgatgtttctaatgatttacctggcagccctgacAGGGAATCTTCTCGTTATCACTGTAGTAGCCCTcgaccaccaccttcacacccccatgtacttcttcctgatgaatttgTCCATTCTAGACCTTGGATTCATCTCCGTCActgtccccaaatccatggcaaATTCCCTATTGAACACCAGGTCAATTTCTTATTCTGGATGCATTGCCCAAgtctttctcttcttcttctttgctTTGGCTGACTTTGCCCTACTCACAGTCATGGCATATGATCGATACATTGCCATCTgcaaaccactgcactatgagagagttatgaacaggagagcttgtgtccaaatggcagccagtgcctggatcagtggtGTTCTCAATTCTGCTCTGCACACTGGGAATACATTTACAATAACCTTCTGTGGAGGTAACATGGTTGATcaattcttctgtgaaatccctcAGCTACTCAAGCTTGCCTGCTCTGATTCCTATCTCAGTGAAGTTGGGGTTATTGCCTTTAATGCGTTCTTGGGCTTAAGCTGCTTTGTTTTAATAATCGTGTCATACATTCAGATCTTCACCACggtgctgagaatcccctctggGCAGGGTCGGcaaaaagccttctccacctgccttcctcacctcattGTTGTCTCATTGTTAGTTTGCACTGGCAcctttgcctacctgaaacccatCTCCAACTCAGCATCAGGCCTAGATCTCCTGCTCACTGTTCTCTATTCTGTGGTCCATCCTATGATgaatcccctcatctacagcatgagaaacaaggagatcaaagctgccCTGAAGAAACTGACTTGGCACAGGTTATTGACCAAGAATAAAATGTCTGTCTTCATCTCGTGATTGTCTTTTAAatctgtgtttctttataaacCTAATCAACAGATGACAATATTGTCTCCATCAGAACatggtgtgcagagtcttcatgAAAAATACTGTATTTACAGTGGTAAAAAAAAGCCCTAACCCCACTTTAATTTTACCCCAGTGTACATAAGATCAAAATCTAGCTAGCTAGCTTTTTTAGGTTTTTGCACTACCACTCATCATGCTATCTGAGCAGTTTCCACACAAAATCAGTAGCCATAACGTAGTCCCTGTTGGACCTCTGGTCCTTCTCTTTTTTGGGGTGAAAAAAGCCCTGCTTAGGAATGGAAATTTTTGAGTTTTATAGTTTGTTGgcattctttgttttgttttgttttgttttgtttcatcagTTAGTTGAGTGGTTTGTTCCTTTGTTCCagatatttgttgtttttttaggggGTGGGTATATTTGGGGGAAGGAAATGTTTGGTTACATGCAGTAGTTAATGTTTTGTCATCTCTTGGGGGTGCTGATGTATCATCTCTTTAATGGGGTTTTCTGAGGGAGCTGAAGGTTTGCTCCCCACAATGAGAGAGGGGTGCTGAAGAGGGTGTCTGGAAAGCTGAACTCCTGTTGAAATGATTATTAGTGCAGCTGGGATTTTATTGTGTTATTAAGGATATGTAAGGGTGCCTAGAGCTGTGGATATGTATCTTTGCATTATTTTATACCGGAATACATAATGCTGTGTCATTCTTGCTGTGGAGGAAAGACTTTTTGGAAGGGAAGGTTTTGCAGTGTTTCCTAAAGACAAGCAGACTCATGAAAATGAGACCAAATGTTGATGCCATTCACTGCCTCTTCACTTTGAAGGGATCGGGGTTTGGCCAACagtcaacacacacacaaggatcCAAATATGGCTAAAGGCAGCCTGGAGAAAGAGAGTGCAAGGCATGTAAGGGTTCTGTAGTCATTTTAGCTGGACTAGTGCAAATGCAGATTAGCTCCATGGACATCAGCAGATTAACTCTGAAGAGTTTCTGGCCAAAAACTCTGGGTTGAATGCAGCAGTGACAGAAACATTGGTCTGATTTACTTGTGTTAGATCATTTTGGTATAACATTGGTGTAAGTGGCAAAGTACCAGTACGTGCATTGACCTGGCATTCTATCCACCATTTTGTGTAAATCTAGACATGGCTAAGCAGAGTACTATGATTagaaagacagacagatggatgggACCATTGCTTATCTAACACACAATGTCACATTGCCATAAAGACAGATTTATTGTTTGATTGTGAATTATTATGACAGATTGATTGATCATTCGCTGGATAGAtgagtgtgtatggggatagatagatagatagatagatagatagatagatagatagatagatagatagatagatagatagatagataatccaTGGAAAGTTTGTTCTGATTTTTCTGTTCATGATTGCCTATATCCAGATTAGAGGTGGTCAGATCATGCTGATTACAGCAGAGCTGAAGCTATCTGTGGGAATGTGTCAATTCAGTCAAAACATTCATTGGAAACCAGGCTGGGAGGCAAACTGCCTGGCCAGCATGTCTCCCCCTGGCATCCTGCCAGTCCATCTGCCAGCCAGCTAGCCATCAGGCGGGCTCCCCAGGCCCCACAGCAGCCTACCTGGCTGGCTGCCAGGTTCCCAGGCTCACGGTTCCTCAGAAGCTCACCTGTTAGGGAGCTTGATAGATGGATCCTCCAGGCACCACAGATCACCAGgcagctgcctccctggactGCCCAACTGTCCAGCTAGCTGGGATTTGGGTagcccagggaggcagctgcCTGGGAAAAGCTGATCAGCAATTTTTCAAATAAActttttttcatccaaaaatgctgattcattgaaaCTGTACCTTTTCCCGGGAACATGTCGGTTTCAATTAAACTTTGATCGAGAACGTTTCTCAGGtgcaggatggaatttctggtcaaaattaGAGAGAGAGTGATGACTCTGAGTAGCAAATAGCCTAGGTGTTAGGGTACTCAACTGGGCTGCTCTGAattaggcagagcagggacttgaacctgcatctcccccagcccaggtaAGTGTCCTACCCACTGGGCCAGAGTCACTGACTTTGGCCCACTGTATATTTAATAATTTATATCAAgaggaacagctccaacaggacaAACCAAAAGAGAGAACAAGTCTCATTACAGGCTGCTTGTTAGGATACTTACCTAAAatgtgggagagccaggttcaaaGCCCTGCTCTGAATTACACATGACTGGGTTGAGAGCCCTAGAGAATGAAATCCTCCTTTCATCCACAAACCAAGTACCATCAGGGCAGCACATATTTGTGCCCTTGCCCCAGTCAATGTATCTGACACCGAATCTGGAGGCACCACCTCTAGGGAGAAGAGGGGATGTTTATCTAGGATGAGGGCTGGGATTTCAAAGAGGCTGAATGAGTTAAGCACAAGTTCCCGTGGATTGACCCCTCTCACTTCATTAGGCCCTGCTCCACAAGGGCCAGACATGATGTTCACTGTCAGACAATAAACCTGTCATCATTGCCTCTGAGAGAGAATGCAGGAGAACCAACTGCTTGGAACAGCTTCCAGGTAGATGAGGCACCCAAGAATTTCTGCAGGAGCTGTTTGGGAGGAGTGAGCAAGGTGGGTCAAGGGTAGAGCTTGACAACATTTTTCCAAGCCATGGGCAGATTAATTTTCACTCAGCTAGAATAGTAGAAGTATCTGCCATGAACAGACTGAGGATACTATTTCCTGGTGGAGTTTTCTTGACCAGCTCTATCAATCTCAGTTTCAATACATATCACCCATGTAATGTATCTTAGGTCATGAGCGTGCAGGGGTCTCGGAACGTGGGTGTCTGAGATGATGTGGGGATAAATTGGCCCTTCATCACACTAGTGTGTCACTCCGCTGATAGGCCTCACTCCTGCTCTATAGCAGTGTGGTGGTAGGCCAACAGCTGAACCTCATTAATGCAGAAATAGAGCCTAAGTTGAGCTCATATGATGGTCACCATGTTGGGTGACaccttgtggttgaactagaatCTCAAGAGCTAAGGGTTTGAGTCCCTGCAGCTTGAGCTAAACAGCCAGGCTCCCTGGTAGGGGTGTGACAGACTTACAAGCTCTTGTAATTGGGCACAGAGGAGATCTGAAACACACACAGACTGGTGGGTGACATTTGTATGTGTGACACTGTGCAGCCACTTTATCTGAACTGGAGTCACCTCTCTCAGCCACGAGGACAGGCCTCACAGACATTTGAACTAATCCAATGCCACTGCCTCTGTTGCAGTTTATTCTCTGTCTGgtccctttctcccttcccctcccacacagGTACACACAGTCACTCAGTCTCTCACACTCCCCAATGTACACATAACCCAGCCTAACACAATGTGCCTCCTCGTCCCCTTCTAGTGGTCAGATTTTGTATAGCAGCTTATGAGTTTGCTCTTGCCTGTGCACTTTGTCCTTTAGCATGATCTACACAGGATGTTAACTTATAGTTATGCATAATATTGTACAGCCCACAACACACACAGTACTGCACAGCCCACAAACacactgcagtgtccagtccATGTAGAAAGAAGGACACCcctcctttttaatctctctctcgaACCACTGGCAATGTACATGCATCAGCACTCAGCCATTGAAGGTGTGATTATAAACAGGTAAGAATACAAAATCCGTTTATATGCTGATATTTTTGTACCACTGAAGAATCCATCTCATCAATCCCATAATTATTGAATGTAGTTGATATTTTTGGAAAAATCTCCAGTTTTTGCATTAACTGGAATAAATCACAGGCAATGGATATATCCAAAGACCAGATTCTTCTCAATGTcagcattttccatttcaaatatgTAAGGAAATAACTTATTTAGTTGTTAAAATTTGTCCTAATCTTCCCAGAATTGTTTCTATAAATGTGGACTACATATTAAAGAAATTTCCAAGTTTATAGAGAGGTGGCGTCTCCTACCGCTAGACTTGCTGGGGagaacagaaatatccaaacTGAATATCTTGCCAACAATTACTTATATCATTAGCTTATTGTCTTTCAAggtctctctcttgctctttgCTTGAATAAATAGGCTTACCATGCAATTTAGATGGGATAAAAACCAGTTTTACTTGTCACAGAAGATCCTTAAAAAATCCTGGGTAACTGGGGGTATGGGGTTGCCAGATTTGTATCTATATTATCTAGCATTTCAAATGCATCCTATTGTAAGTCGGTTCTCCTCCAGTAGCTCTGTATACACACTGGCCTGGTTTGAGATCAGAAAAAGCTTAGCCATGCCATTTGGGTCCCTCACTTCTTTTATATACCTTAGGCTACCCGCACCCTTAGGGAAAAATCCAATCTTTGCATCTACATGGGGCATCCTGCAATGCATTAAGATGATTACAGCATCTGATCTTACTAATTCTCTTTTTGTACTGCTATGGGATACCCCCTGCCTCAGGATCAAGGTCAATTCCACACTTAAGACAATTTGGATAGAAAAAGGATTAACAAAAATTGAAGATATAATACAAGATGATAGACTGGCCTCCTTCAATTACAAGTGTAACAAATATCAGCTACTACTGTTTTACAGTTCTTTCCTTCAGTGGCTATGATGAAGGATTCATGCTAGGATCGGGAACGATCAGTCTGTTTCATCTCTTTCACCTCTAGAAGAACATATTAAGAAATATGGGGGAAAAAGTCAATTTGTAGGAATTACTTATGGgtgtgtagtggggcggctgccctaCTCCTTGAgagtgtgggctgcagcag
The window above is part of the Chrysemys picta bellii isolate R12L10 chromosome 12, ASM1138683v2, whole genome shotgun sequence genome. Proteins encoded here:
- the LOC101935024 gene encoding olfactory receptor 14A16-like is translated as MSNRTTMTEFFLLGFSDVRELQILHFVMFLMIYLAALTGNLLVITVVALDHHLHTPMYFFLMNLSILDLGFISVTVPKSMANSLLNTRSISYSGCIAQVFLFFFFALADFALLTVMAYDRYIAICKPLHYERVMNRRACVQMAASAWISGVLNSALHTGNTFTITFCGGNMVDQFFCEIPQLLKLACSDSYLSEVGVIAFNAFLGLSCFVLIIVSYIQIFTTVLRIPSGQGRQKAFSTCLPHLIVVSLLVCTGTFAYLKPISNSASGLDLLLTVLYSVVHPMMNPLIYSMRNKEIKAALKKLTWHRLLTKNKMSVFIS